The nucleotide sequence GGTAGGAAGACAGCTAAGGCCTagtttagatgcaaatttttttgcaaaatgcaactgtagcgcttttcgttgttatttgacaattagtgtccaatcatagtctaattaggcttaaaagattcgtctcgtggatttcgtctaaactgtgtaattagttttatttttttatttatatttaatgcttcatgcatgcgtccaaagatttgatgtgacggggaatctggaaaaatttggcaaaatgaggtggaactaaacatggcctaataaGAGATAAAGTCTAGGATGTCATATCGGGATATCATAtgagagtgttcggatagtaataataaaacaaattacagaagtcatCACTACttcgcgagacaaatttattgagcttaattaatccatcattagcacatattattGTAGCTTTAttgtagcaccatattatcaaattatggactaattaggattaaaaaatcgtctcacaaattagttacaatctgtataattaattattttttattctatatttaatattctatataTATCTATATGTCCGAACATCTAGTGAGATAGTAACTAAACAAGGCTCTACACCACACACATTGCTGCGCCGAACTTGACTATGCCGTGCATACTTCAGGAACTCTACTTTAATGCTCGTGCATGGTTCAAAGTTTAGTCTGGTGTTAGCTAGGCTTGTGTAGACTGATCGAGCCAATAGACCAACAAGTCATCGTCGCTTTATTTGAGCGGCCGGAGATGATTTGAGTCGCCGAACAGTGCTTTCTGAAGGTACAACGACATTTTTCTTCACGTAGATTGTTCTTTTTCACTTGCCCGGGACATTTTTCCTAGCCAGGAACagctaaatgttcttgtagaaatGGGAACAAAAACATGTCAGCGACAGATGTGTTGTCAGTACATACGCGATGGATAATAGTCACGTTACTTTtcacctttcttttttttctgtcGAGAAGAGAGAATAATGTCACCCTTCTCTTGAAATTTTTTGAAATTGAAAAATTAGGAGAACCAAACATAGTATGCACACTGAGAAGGAGAAATCCGTCTAATTCCGGAGAATTTTGTCCATTCATTTCGGCCCATCTACTGTTCCACTAGCGAAGACGGCCTGCAAGCCCAACAACTCCAATTCCCTTTTCTCCATGAGCCGTCTGACGGGCCCAAATCTTCATGTCCAAATCCgaggatttttttttgttttttatgttGAAAAATCgttatttttaaaaatatttgtCCCGCAGGAAGGACTTACCCTAGGGTCACTTACCTTTTTCTGTAAATTTATCGTAAAAAGTCATATAAGTCGGGTGAAGATAAATTTTATACGAAAGTTATAGAGCCAAAAGAGATCTATAACTCTGAAGCTTATAACCTTTTTCTTTGAAATCATTTTGATACATGAAAGAATAATATAATACTCAGATGTCTATTTGTAGATCTACGAAACATTAAATTGATTATTTACGTATCAAGATGGCCTTAAATGAAAGTATTGTAAACTACAAAATTGTAAATCTCTTAGTTATATACCATATACGAAGTTATAAGTATAGTTCACATCAATCTCGTTTCGTTTGAAGCCATCTTGGTACCAAAATTGATACAATGTTTAGATCTACAACAATTATTTTGTAttaaaatgatctcaaatgaagaGGTTATATAGACTATAAAGCTATAGATCTATTTTTTTTTCTACAACTCTTTCATATAAATTTTATCTTGATCCCATTTCATATGTAAAATTTATGATTTTTTAGATGAGCtaaaagagaaaagaagattcCGCCAATTCAGCCAGCGGTAAGTACTTCCCACTTGTTCAATCGGCTGTAGTAGTATAGTTttgcaatttttttattttgacaaATATTTATGCAAAACAAAATTTAAAaatatagaaacaaaaaaaacccaAATCCGAGCATACATTATACGGATACCAGCTCAAGGGAGCGAGCTTCAGCGAGTTCCTGTGACTGATGCCGCTCGCGGTAGCAAATGAATACTACACatagtttccaaaaaaaaaagggtAAAAAGAACATGATAGATGGCAAATCTGCCGGTGAACCGCCTCCTGTCTCCTGTACTGTGCGGTGACCGGTGACCAGCACTGAAATAGTAACCAAATTCTGCGCATTTAACCGtataataaaaatggaaaaacaaaaaccaaagcCACGTTTTAAAACTCTACTATGATACATTTACCAACATCCACATTCCGCTTCAATCACTGTTGCGTCCATATTGTCATGTACAGCTTCAatcttgttttcttttttcttcaaacaatcatccatacaatgatacaaCTGCCAGTTGCTTGCAAAGTCACAAATCCTGTCACAGAAAACCTTGAAAAAAGAGTCTCATACAGAACAATCATGGACCAGATATTTGAGGGCTTAACCAATTTCTTCAGTGTCATCACCTCACACAAAATCTCCAGAAAGGCACAAGCAGATTTGTTATACCCACTCCATCTTAAGCTCCCTCCACGGAGGACACTGGCAGAACATTTGGCACTGCCGCTGACCTCCAGGATTCTAGTTTTGCAGAGACCTCAGCCATGACTAGCCTTGACAACAGCAGGCCTGCAATGAGCGCAGCAACCATCAGCATTGTGAAGACTGCAGTCCAGCTCTTAGCAGAGATGTAGCCTGTCAGAAGAGGGCCAATTGCCGCGCCAGCTGAGCCTGTCCCATCTATGATCGCTGTCACAGTGGCCAAGGCCCGGGAGTTGCTTCTCAGGGAGCTATGTGTTCCGAGGTCTGCAGAGACCGCGGTGGTTATGAGTGCGTAAGGGCCATTCACAAGCATGCCGGTGATGAACATTAGGGTGACGTTCCAGTAAAGCGAGATGCTCCCATATACACAGTATAAGAAGAGCGCTGGTATCCCAGAAAATGTGAAACTTGCTGCTGTCAGTGCCCGAGCATCCAGACGGTCTGAGATGTGGCCAGCAAGAATGCCACCTATAACACCGCCTAAATCAAACAGCGTTGATAGAACTCCAGCAGTTGAGTCTGACAAATATTCTCCACCAACAGCTGGGAGGAAGAAAAAGGATGGTAAGCAGTCAGTTAATATATCAACAAAATTGAATCTGGTTGTTGAATTTGAACGCTTGTAATGTGCTGGTAGTAATAATCACAATCACCACAGATTAGGATACTAAGATGATCATGTAACACTGCCTTTTCTTTTAACAGCTTTCTAACCACAAACTCCGCAGACACCTTACCCTGCCAGGAGCAACATAATAACCTTGGACTTCTACCGCTACCAGTCATGGTGCCAGTGAGACAATGCAATTAATAAAATTACATAGTGAACAACAATTTGTAAACATAAATATGGGAATGGGTCGTTTAGATTTTGGCCAGATCCAAGCCTAAAATGTACCACATCAATGCTTCAGTCAACAAGCACTAGACGAGTGATGAAATGTATGTTGTATAATGCCTACTATCAGTTTGGTCACTGCTATGTGCTATGTCATGTCCCATTCTCTCTCTTCAAACGTCAAGACCAATGTTCCCTAAAATCCTACTGCATCACTAATCATATCACACATGATCTTTGTTACAAGAAAATGAAAGACAAATACATGATTAGTTTAGCGAACCTGTGTGGCTAATATAGAAAGGAAGCCAGTATAGAAATGTGTAGGCGACTAGCTTGCAGAAAAACAGACAGAGAGCAAATGGCACAACTCCAGGAATTCTGAATGCCTCAATGAATCCCACTGCCTTTTCTGCCACTTCTGTGTGTCCTTCCAATAAAGGGGTCCCTATTTCATTCTTACCTGAATCCTTGATATTATCATCCTCAGCTCCAATTGACTCAGAGCTAGCAGGCAAGAACAGAAACACTATAAGCCCAACTAATGCAATAATAGCACCAGGAATAACAAATGACCAGCCCCACCCAAACTTCAGGAAAGCAGCTGCTATCAGAGATCCTGATATGTTCCCTACAGAAGTATGAGCATTCCAAATTCCCATGATTAGCCCTCTCTTTCTCTTGCCAAACCAATTACCAACAACTGCTACCACTGAGGGCCACCCAGTTGACTGAAAAAGGCCAGCAATTAACTGAATACCCAAGAAATAGTAGAAGCTGTGTACATTGAGCCAGTATCCAGCTCCAAAAGCAGCTGTGAAAAAACCAGTTCCTATCATTCCAATGGTCAGGAGAACCCTCAGATCCACTCGATCACCAATATGGCCAACAAAGAACATCCCAATTGCATAAATTGCTAGAAATGCCAAATCAATATCCCCAAGCAATGCAGTGCCATCTCTAGAATCAAAAGGTGCCCAGCCACCATAGAGCACCACGTAATTCTCAGGCGCATACAATTTATCAACATCCAAGCACCTAGGGCAGTGCAAAAAGCCTAGATTTGATGGCTTAGGATCAAGAACACCCTTAGCAACACTCATGGTTTTCCTTgcttcaaagttgtacaaattaccggggaattaagttgatgagccatactatgaagctatgggagagagttatcgagcatcgcttgagagcaataacgcgggtctctatgaaccaatttggtttcatgcccggaaggtcaaccatggaagccattttcttaataagacaagttatggagcggtatagggagaagaagaaggacctacacatggtttttattgacttggagaaggcttatgataaaataccaaggaatgttatgtggtgggctttgaacaaacataaagtcccaacgaagtacgtcggactcattaaggacatgtacagcaatgttgtgactagagttcgaacaagtgatggagacacggatgacttcccgattaggataggactacatcaagggccagctttgagcccttatttgtttgctttagtgatggatgaggtcacaagggacatacaaggggacatcccttggtgtatgcttttcgcggacgatgtagtgctagttgatgaaagccggacaggagtgaatcagaaactggagttatggcgggagactttggagtccaaaggttttagacttagtagaactaaaactgagtatatgagatgtgacttcggcactactactcgggaggaggaagatgttagtttggaaggtcaagtagtgcctaggaaggatacctttcgatatttaggatcaatgctacagagggacggggatattgatgaagatgttagacatagaatcaaagcagggtggatgaagtggcggcaagcgtctggtgtcttatgtgacaaaagggtaccacagaagctaaaaggcaaattttataggacggcgattagacctgctatgttgtatggtgcagaatgttggcctacgaaaagacgacatattcaacagctaagtgtcgcggaaatgcgtatgttgcgttggatttgcggtcatacaagaagggatcgagttcggaacgatgatatacgtgagagattaggggtagcgccaattcaagaaaagcttgtccaacaccggttgagatggtttggacatgtgcaacggagacctccagatgcaccggtacgtagtggaatcctaagtcaggatagtaacatgaagagaggcagaggaagaccgaagttgacttgggtagaggcaataaaaggagacttgaaaggatggaatatacccaaagacttagccttagataatagtgcttggaagacagctattcacgtgcctgaaccttgattgcttctgttgggtttcaactctagcctaccccaacttgtttgggacttaaaggctttgttgttgttgttgttgtatggtAGCTAGCGTAAGAAAAGAATGTCAATATCAAGACAAGGGCCTGGCATGACCTGAGGGACAGAGAACTCCCCTGGGCACACACAAAAAGATGAATCCCAGGAGGCTTTGCTCTATGCATTGTACCACTTTGTTTAGTTGGAACGCATGTGCGATGCAGAACTCAGCTTCTCTGCAATGATATAGCCTGGAAGAGACCTGGCCAGTAACATCCTACTGCCATACTTGAGTACATGCCATCTATAAAGAACAAGGACACAAAACATCAGAATTCCTGTAGTAATTTGGTACTATTTTGTAAGGAAAGTGCATGAAGCAATTCAAAAGGCAACTTTCGTATTTACAAATTTATAATACAGCAAAAGAAGACAGTTTGCCAAGGTAAATTGTATGGTGACATGAATCAGACGTTTCGGGCGACAGATGCTTAGTTGGTAGGGCCGAAGCCATGAATAACAGTGGAAAGAATCACACTCCCCTCGAATTGGGGAGAGTGGAGGCAAAGCAGGCTTTAGCTGGTGGAAGGTTCTACCCTCGGTACACGCCGGAAGGGTCGGCATTCTGAACAATCCACGGGTGCTCAAGTACTTTTTATGGAGAGGAAGCCGGTGCGCCGAGTTCTTTACGAATTATGAGCACCTGAGAAATCAAATCCTTTGCGGCAGGCAAAACGAATGATTTCAATGGGAACTTCAAGGTCGACTTTTCTATCCTTCTGTATGTTTCTGAGTACTCCTTAGCTTCAAGAGAATTTTGTCCACGGGATACTCATAAAGAGTGGATTTATGTGCAGCACACTCAATTCGTCAATTTTGTCCGCTGGACATCGTGATTTTGTGCATTTTGCCTCCAACACACCAAAGCAAATAAAATGACTAGCTAGCCCACGGGCCCACTATCCATCTCCTTCGCATTTCTCCCTCTactaatcttcttttctcctcctgcAGCCAACAATTGTGTTGACTTCGACCAGGCATGTGATCTCTCTTTCACTGTTGAGTAGTACAGTACGTCAGCAAGAACTCTTGATTCCAATTGAGGGCGGCATGCTGTTGCTACTGCAGTCCGAATTAACAAGAAGTCACTGTCCTATTTTTTTCATCAAAAGATCCATCATCGGCTTGTATTTATAAGTGGAGAAGGAGAGTATAAAACGTATGAGCAGCACACAAATTTTACAAGGCTTCGAGTTGTTCTTGACTGGAATGCTTGTCACCTTTGAAAATAATAGTCTAATTTACACTTAAAAAATAAAGACAACAGCTCAACTTGGATGAAAGAGATTTATcaatctaaagatttgatgtggcCTGTTCTATTGGTGTGCATAGGTGATCATTTTCCTGAGGCGCTTGTTTCCTACATAACACCAATTCGTgattaacaaaaaaaaatgagGAAAGTGACAAAGAAAATTTTGATAAAGTTTAATCAACAAAACTTCTCAGCCCACTAACTTAGTACCTAGCACAGTTGTAGATGGATCAAAAGAAATCTATTCTTGAGAAATGAGTGGAAGGGGAGGAACGGGGAAAGAGTCAAGGGCAAGATGGTCCTTTAACTGGGTGTGGTGTGTTGTGGACAAAAACAATGCTTTTGCAGTGTGTTTGTGACTAATTCAATGAGTACAGTGTGCTACACACAAATACACTCTTTATGAGTGTCCTGTGGACAAAATTCTCTAGCTTCAAAAGGTGGGACCTCATAAAGGAATTCATAACACAGAATACCCATGCTCCAGCTCCATATGTCAACATGGTGATAATGTTCTGTCTTCAACCATTTCAGGTGGCAGGTAATCTGGAGTTCAGCACATAGTCATCTAACTCATCTTCTGTTGAAGGTGTGCACGGACCAGCCAAAGTCAGCAATTTGGATCTCGCCCTGGGCTCTAACCAAAAGATTTTCTGGTTTAGTGTCCCGATGGATAACATgtttcccatgaaggtagatCAGAGCTCTAGCCAGTGATGTGTGATGAAATGTAAGTTGCTGAGCACCTCTCGGAGAAATGCTTGCACCTTGTCAACTCCTTGTACTACCAGTTCTGAGGATTAAAAAAACTCCTTGTACAGTACAGTTCACCCTTATGCCTGTATGCAGTTGGAATGGAATAGACACTGGGCAAAGCCTAGTGGGGAGGAAACTTTTGGACGTTGAACCCCGAAGTGGTTTTGAATTGCAGATCAATCAATTAATTTGAATCGCCCTTTTAGAAGCCAAATTTCCCTGTACTTGAAACCCAATGACAGGACTAGTCTCATTATCTCATCAGAACTACCACCACCTCTACACAGGTAAACAAAACCTACCACTTACAACGGGAGAAGGAGAATAACCCCGATCAATTACCTCGACGAGATGCGATTCTACTGATGAGAAGGCCTCCGATCGAAAGGGGAAGACCGGGCAGCAATGGCGCAGCTTTTCGTAACGCCGCGGCTGCTGCTGGCCTCCTGCGGCCAGTAGATTTGGGCGAGGAGGTCTGAAGCCTGAAGCCCGTACTCTCACAGTCTCACTCTCTCCTCGCCTTCTTGGGCCTCCGAGGGTTTTGCTTGCTGGGCCCCTGCCATCGCCTTCACCTTTCTAGAGGCAACCGGTTTGTTCTAGCAGCTCATGATAAAATTTCAGTTTTAGTGACAAATTTCACTAAAACACAGTCATGGGCTCATGAGTAGATCTGATTGACAGGGAAGCTTCGGTGTGAAAAGATTCACGAATACTCGAATAGTACTCCTCCCTTCTATACACGGGTACTCTCTGAATCATGGTAAAAACCTGCCTCACCTTTTGCACTTTCGGTTTTGGGGAGAATTGTTCCTTCTCAGAATTCAGAAGTCACGGCCAAAGGTCTTCATAGAGCGACACTTTACAAATGATCATTGATGTATGCGACGAGGGGCAATCATGCATTCATGCGCGCGTTATCTGCGCCCTTTCTGGCTGATGACCCCATGGCTAATCCACATTTGAACAATGGATTGTGTGTTTACGTTGTGTGCATGCGAAAGCGAAACAATTTCTTGGACGAGACTCTGTACACAGATGCAGTGACAACAAGCTAACAAACCTTTGCGTGCCGGCTCGCTGTTGCACACAGCTAACAACAAGCTAATTAACGAGACTTGTACGAGACACTAGCAATAATTACATTCGGATTGCTGCTTCTATCTAACAAATCTTTTGGCCGCTCCACAGACGGGTCGTATCCTGTTCGCAGCGTGGCAGGTTTCACTACGACTACATGGAGGATGTCAAGGATGTCCCTGTACAGGAGAGTTAAGTTCCTTCTGTACCAGCAGCACAACGCAAAGCAGGGTTAACGTTGCAGCTCTTCTCCTTTCTTCTACATGTTGCCCATTTCAGGTTCCAGTCCGTATTACAGCAGAATCCATTGGAGACTCTACGTACAGCAGCGCCATGCTCACGGCAAGAGAAGCCCGTCGCCTAAGTGCATCATATGAACTGTCGTCTTCGAGCTCACTGCAACATCAAGGAGACTAATCAGGTAACGTACGTTAGAGATTACAATAAATATATGGTCACCCTGAGTGCCAGTGCCAAACCTGTCAGTTGGGCCATGAAGGTAGTTAGAGCTGATCTCCATTACATTTTCCAACCAGGTACCCGGTAGCTAGTGATAACCTATAGTGCACTCGGGGTACTTGGAGCCGGACCCGTGTAGACTATTAGCTGCTTATCAGCTGTCGAAACCAGAAGGGTGGTGTTTTCTTGGTCTAGAGCGAGTGCTGTGACATCCTGTCCTCCTTCCAGCTTCAGCGTATGGATTACCTGGCAGTATATACCTAACTGCTTAGAATTTTGCATTGGTAAAATCAGAGGTAACAATACATAGCAAAAGCCAAAAAGTTGTGCTCGGTGTTCACCTCAAGTTTGTATAGATCAAGAAAGCAGATAGAGGGAGGGTCAACAGATAGCCTGGTCTCATTTGATTCTTGTACATCCTCATCACTATTGGGCTTGTCAAGATCATAATCATCTTCTAGAGCATTACTGCAGTCATGATTGTCAGTGCTAGCTGAACAAGTTCCCATTGCAGCAAACTGTCCATCTGTAGAAATCTCAATGCAACTGACTCGTGCAGATAAAGGTGACACAGCCGCGGTAGCAATAGGGATTCCGTTAACAGTGAAGGTGGACAATCTTTTCTCAGATTCATTCCAAATCAATACAATTCCTTGAGAAGACAAGCATATGGAATTGGCTTCTGGCACATCGAGCTTCTTTATTAGCCGACCTGTCCTCAAGGAATGTAATAGGACACCAGACACACTCGAAGAGGAACCAACAAGCCCCAAATCAGAACTAACAGAACAGCAGGTTACTTCTCCAAGATGTCCTCTTAGTACATGCATAGGACCTTCAATTCGTCGCCTTCTGTAGGTTTCTAGAGTTTTGCTTGGACTACTGTCACTGCTACTACCAGTGGCTAGAGGACTAGTAGGTGTTGTCGGTGTAGATGGTGGAGGTTCTGGAGCATTTTTCTTATGTGCAGAACCCACCTGACGTATCCTCCAAAGTATAACTGTTGTGTCACGAGACCCTGTAACAAGATAATTACTGTCTGCAGACAGTGCGAGGCAGGTCACAGGAGCAAGATGCCCAAATGCAGTTTCGATAGTCCTTGCTCCATCCGGAGAGATCATCTTTACAGAGTTATCTGCATGCCTGCCTATAGTAAAAGAAAATAAGGATACCAGGAACAGCTTACCACAATAGTTCTTAGAATTGTAGGACAGACAGCTAAAACGATATAATAAGACAAAATCATGTAGCATCCTATTTAGGAACCAATTAGAAAACTAATTGTTTGAAGCCATAACATTAGGTTTCAGCTTGAGAGAATTATGAGGGTTCCATAGGAAACAAAAAAAGTGTAAAATATGTACCAAAGAGAATGTCAAAAGCCAGTTTTTCAGCAAGTAGCATTGAAGGAAAAAGTTGACGTGCAATGAAATAATTACCAGTTATAACTTCTTTGTCACATGTAACAGCAACAGCTGATGAATTTTGTACTGCAGATGCAGCAAATGCTACAGCTCGTGGAAACTGATAGTCTTCTGCAGAACCTGAAGATCCTTTAAATATGCGAAATATAGCACCACCACTAGAATTTATGGCATTTTTTCCGTGATGAAAGAGGAAAGGCGCCCCTAGGCCATCTGGTGTATTTGGCTGCCAATGGTGCAATGCCACATGTGCTATGGGAACATTAGAATCTATGACTACAAGACAATCATTGGATACAAGCATCGTGCTAGCAGGAACATTGCAGTGCTCTGGACTTGGAAGCACATAAGGTCTAACTTCACTTGGGTTCCGGAATATTGTCTACACAGAATAAGAAAAAACGGAGAGGCAGTAAGTTCACCATGAAATACCATGGTGCTAAAAAGTAATTGGTTGCTGTTTAATGCAAAAATACAATGGTGCCTGTGAGCTAAGCGGTCACCCTTGTCATTCAACCATCATTAGTATTGAGATTGCATGAAGGACTAGGAGTAGTCACATTTAATTAGAATTCTAAAGAACATCTAATAAGTTCTGTCAACTTATCAT is from Miscanthus floridulus cultivar M001 chromosome 7, ASM1932011v1, whole genome shotgun sequence and encodes:
- the LOC136464054 gene encoding putative glycerol-3-phosphate transporter 1 — encoded protein: MSVAKGVLDPKPSNLGFLHCPRCLDVDKLYAPENYVVLYGGWAPFDSRDGTALLGDIDLAFLAIYAIGMFFVGHIGDRVDLRVLLTIGMIGTGFFTAAFGAGYWLNVHSFYYFLGIQLIAGLFQSTGWPSVVAVVGNWFGKRKRGLIMGIWNAHTSVGNISGSLIAAAFLKFGWGWSFVIPGAIIALVGLIVFLFLPASSESIGAEDDNIKDSGKNEIGTPLLEGHTEVAEKAVGFIEAFRIPGVVPFALCLFFCKLVAYTFLYWLPFYISHTAVGGEYLSDSTAGVLSTLFDLGGVIGGILAGHISDRLDARALTAASFTFSGIPALFLYCVYGSISLYWNVTLMFITGMLVNGPYALITTAVSADLGTHSSLRSNSRALATVTAIIDGTGSAGAAIGPLLTGYISAKSWTAVFTMLMVAALIAGLLLSRLVMAEVSAKLESWRSAAVPNVLPVSSVEGA